A single Cryomorphaceae bacterium DNA region contains:
- a CDS encoding DUF4442 domain-containing protein, with product MNPRGKEFEAIALSPFKLRLFFLKSLPMAWLAGLRVTSLTEKECVVEFKYKYWVKNPFQSVYFAVQAMAAELSTGVMAMREIYKRKPGVSMLVVGLEAEFLKKASGKVTFTCPCGASFTEKVQEAVDTGIPQTVVCHSIGRDEKGDEIAKFKLIWSFKSRSK from the coding sequence ATGAACCCACGAGGAAAAGAGTTTGAGGCGATTGCGCTGAGCCCATTTAAACTGCGATTGTTCTTTTTGAAGTCCCTGCCCATGGCCTGGCTGGCTGGTTTGAGGGTCACCTCTTTAACGGAGAAAGAATGTGTCGTCGAGTTCAAGTACAAATACTGGGTCAAGAACCCCTTTCAGAGCGTGTATTTTGCCGTTCAGGCGATGGCGGCTGAGCTATCTACTGGGGTCATGGCGATGCGTGAGATCTACAAGCGCAAACCTGGCGTGAGTATGTTGGTGGTGGGCTTGGAGGCTGAGTTCTTAAAAAAGGCCTCCGGAAAAGTCACTTTTACCTGCCCTTGCGGCGCTTCCTTTACGGAAAAGGTCCAAGAGGCTGTAGACACAGGGATACCTCAAACCGTGGTCTGCCACAGCATCGGCCGAGACGAAAAGGGTGATGAAATCGCCAAATTCAAGTTGATTTGGAGCTTTAAGAGTCGAAGTAAGTAA
- a CDS encoding DUF2807 domain-containing protein: MKRFILFTLSICAYGAMFTSCEDAFCVQGSGDVEIRDIFVEDFSGIENRTVIDIYLTQSSDPSGIVEARGQSNVLDQLDITVIQGVLVIDNRECFYTDEQLVLYIDVDQLEEIHLYGSGDVFGVGVFEVDDIELDLNGSGDVDLELLADDIETEIRGSGDIRLQGEADSHDLRISGSGDVEAFGLWTEESDVRISGSGSAEVYAEDVLDVVITGSGSVYYKGYPDLNVTITGSGSLINDN, from the coding sequence ATGAAACGCTTTATACTCTTTACCCTATCAATTTGCGCCTACGGCGCGATGTTTACTTCCTGCGAAGACGCCTTCTGCGTCCAAGGATCAGGAGATGTGGAAATTCGCGACATCTTCGTCGAAGACTTCAGCGGAATTGAAAACCGTACCGTCATCGACATATACCTGACCCAGAGCTCAGACCCAAGCGGAATTGTTGAAGCTCGAGGTCAAAGCAACGTCCTTGATCAATTGGACATCACGGTGATTCAAGGAGTCTTGGTCATTGACAACAGAGAGTGCTTTTACACCGATGAGCAATTGGTCCTCTACATCGACGTTGATCAATTGGAAGAAATCCACCTCTACGGAAGCGGTGACGTATTCGGTGTTGGCGTCTTTGAAGTGGACGATATAGAACTGGACCTCAACGGCTCCGGTGATGTCGATCTAGAACTTTTGGCAGACGATATCGAAACCGAGATTCGAGGATCCGGTGATATACGACTCCAAGGCGAAGCCGATTCTCATGACCTGCGCATCAGCGGCTCAGGAGATGTTGAAGCCTTTGGACTGTGGACCGAAGAAAGTGATGTGCGCATCTCCGGATCCGGAAGTGCGGAAGTCTATGCAGAAGACGTTCTCGATGTCGTCATCACTGGAAGTGGTTCCGTATATTACAAGGGTTATCCGGACCTGAATGTCACCATTACAGGAAGCGGGTCCCTAATCAACGACAACTAA
- a CDS encoding orotate phosphoribosyltransferase — protein MILDREAAKKTAEFLLQIKAIKLQPSDPFTWASGWKSPIYCDNRLSLSYPPIRTYLRDEMAKAILTQYGTPNVIAGVATGAIAIGALVAEKLNLPFVYIRSKSKAHGRQNQIEGHLERGQNVVIIEDLISTGMSSLAAYGALKEAEANIMGMAAIFTYGFDVAKQNFEDAGCDLVTLSDYHHLLERAEELDYVRDNELETLKEWRTAPDQWGQ, from the coding sequence ATGATTTTAGACCGTGAAGCGGCCAAGAAAACGGCCGAATTTCTCCTGCAAATTAAGGCAATTAAACTCCAACCCAGTGACCCCTTCACTTGGGCTTCTGGTTGGAAATCACCCATCTACTGCGACAACCGGTTGAGCTTGAGCTATCCGCCCATACGCACCTACTTGCGCGATGAGATGGCCAAAGCCATACTTACCCAGTACGGTACGCCCAACGTTATTGCTGGAGTAGCTACAGGTGCCATTGCCATCGGCGCCTTGGTTGCTGAGAAATTGAACTTGCCCTTTGTCTACATCCGAAGCAAGTCAAAAGCTCATGGCCGTCAAAACCAAATTGAAGGACATTTGGAACGCGGTCAAAACGTGGTCATCATTGAGGACCTCATCAGTACCGGTATGAGTAGCTTGGCGGCCTATGGAGCATTGAAAGAAGCAGAAGCCAACATCATGGGAATGGCCGCTATTTTCACCTACGGATTCGATGTTGCGAAACAAAACTTCGAGGATGCGGGTTGTGACTTGGTGACCTTGAGCGATTACCACCACTTGCTGGAACGTGCAGAAGAATTGGATTATGTACGTGATAATGAGCTCGAGACCTTAAAGGAATGGCGCACCGCCCCGGATCAGTGGGGTCAATAA
- a CDS encoding TraR/DksA C4-type zinc finger protein, translated as MSPEERQEVTTKIKEALEQVREEIARLRELTKPIAPENAIGRVSRMDAINNKSVNEAALRKAVARFRGLESALGRVDEDHFGRCRSCGDEIPTGRLLLLPESVLCVQCASRR; from the coding sequence ATGAGTCCCGAAGAACGTCAAGAAGTAACTACCAAAATCAAAGAGGCCTTGGAACAGGTCCGGGAAGAAATTGCCCGATTGCGTGAATTGACAAAGCCGATTGCTCCAGAAAACGCCATTGGCCGCGTTTCACGGATGGACGCCATCAACAATAAATCCGTCAATGAAGCGGCGCTCCGAAAAGCGGTGGCTCGTTTTCGCGGTTTGGAAAGTGCGCTGGGACGCGTGGATGAAGATCATTTTGGGCGCTGTCGCAGTTGCGGAGATGAAATCCCGACGGGGCGCTTACTCTTGTTGCCGGAAAGTGTGTTGTGTGTGCAGTGTGCATCGCGCCGTTGA
- a CDS encoding SRPBCC family protein, whose product MKIESNVVRIAKSDRELFEFFSVMENFGKLMPDDVQLFEAREDGFKFALKGMPEVKLKKESEEPNKRIELGSAGSVPFKLIGEINAVSENESDVQLFFTGNFNPMLKMMVERPLKSFIGKLEEKLATL is encoded by the coding sequence ATGAAAATTGAAAGCAATGTGGTCCGAATCGCAAAATCGGACCGTGAACTCTTCGAATTCTTCAGTGTGATGGAGAATTTTGGCAAGCTCATGCCAGACGATGTACAGCTTTTTGAAGCGCGAGAAGACGGATTCAAATTTGCGCTAAAAGGCATGCCAGAAGTGAAGCTCAAAAAAGAGTCTGAAGAACCCAACAAGCGCATTGAGTTGGGGTCTGCCGGATCGGTTCCCTTCAAACTCATTGGCGAAATCAACGCCGTTAGTGAAAATGAAAGCGATGTTCAGCTTTTCTTCACCGGTAACTTCAACCCCATGTTGAAAATGATGGTCGAGCGCCCCTTGAAAAGCTTTATTGGCAAGCTCGAAGAAAAACTGGCCACCCTCTAA
- a CDS encoding biotin--[acetyl-CoA-carboxylase] ligase — protein MNPLFVGRTLIEHEQLDSTNSYALKVLRDQNVPEGTVIYTPNQTSGRGQVNNEWYSKPAESLTFSLVLYPHFLPATDQFRLNKAVSLALYDYLSERVDGVRIKWPNDLLIDGKKVAGILIENQLKGTLIGQSIIGIGINLNQRRFPSNLPDATSLYRLTREQYNPRQELQKIFSYLEARYLQIRHSKRDLRADYFKVLHRNAGWFSYEDDRGPFKAVIVGVEPSGRLILRDQDGQQRPYAFKEVKFL, from the coding sequence ATGAATCCACTATTTGTTGGCCGCACCCTCATTGAGCACGAGCAACTAGACTCCACCAATAGTTATGCCCTAAAGGTGTTGCGCGATCAAAATGTTCCAGAGGGGACGGTAATTTATACTCCGAATCAGACGTCGGGACGGGGCCAAGTCAATAACGAGTGGTATAGTAAACCCGCTGAAAGCCTGACCTTTAGCTTGGTTTTATACCCCCATTTCCTCCCGGCAACCGACCAGTTTCGCCTGAACAAAGCAGTGAGTTTGGCCCTCTATGACTATTTGTCAGAGCGCGTTGATGGGGTGCGGATAAAATGGCCGAATGACCTCCTTATTGACGGTAAAAAGGTCGCGGGGATATTGATTGAGAATCAGCTCAAAGGAACGCTGATAGGGCAGTCCATCATCGGCATTGGGATCAATTTGAATCAACGGCGATTTCCGTCGAATCTTCCTGATGCGACATCGTTGTACCGATTGACAAGGGAGCAATACAATCCGCGTCAAGAGCTTCAAAAGATCTTCTCTTACTTGGAAGCACGTTACCTGCAGATCCGGCATTCCAAGCGCGATCTTCGCGCGGACTATTTCAAGGTCTTGCACCGGAACGCGGGTTGGTTTTCCTACGAGGATGATCGCGGACCCTTTAAGGCCGTCATCGTAGGAGTAGAGCCCTCTGGTCGACTCATTCTTCGCGACCAAGATGGACAACAACGTCCTTATGCTTTTAAGGAGGTAAAGTTCCTCTAG
- a CDS encoding LUD domain-containing protein, producing MSKGSFGGAFKRIKDALSGKPAQGNDTASAKGNKYLEPEKGPLDVQFAREFTEATGKFLYCEHEAELVESLHRLSLEYNWTTVFAREDELASILQRANIDFDTEDRNADAFVSTCAFLSAYDGGIVVSSTQTGGEKLNCFPSTHIVIAYTSQLHKNLSEGMRWFKSQSEDIPSNITTVQVNKIENTSGIRREYDPAVHHDVFLLLVEDQAT from the coding sequence ATGAGTAAAGGGTCCTTTGGAGGAGCATTCAAACGAATCAAGGACGCCCTGAGCGGCAAGCCAGCCCAGGGGAATGATACCGCCTCCGCTAAAGGAAACAAATACCTAGAGCCCGAAAAGGGTCCGCTAGACGTACAATTTGCCCGTGAGTTCACAGAAGCTACGGGCAAATTTTTGTATTGCGAGCACGAAGCTGAGCTCGTAGAAAGTCTCCACAGACTATCCTTAGAATACAATTGGACTACGGTATTCGCTCGTGAAGACGAGCTGGCCTCTATCTTGCAGCGGGCCAACATCGATTTCGACACGGAAGATCGAAATGCCGACGCCTTTGTAAGCACCTGTGCCTTCTTGAGCGCCTACGACGGAGGAATTGTCGTCTCCTCCACACAAACCGGCGGAGAAAAACTCAATTGCTTTCCTTCAACCCATATTGTGATCGCGTACACTTCTCAGTTGCACAAAAACCTCAGTGAAGGTATGCGCTGGTTCAAGAGCCAGAGCGAGGATATTCCCTCCAACATCACAACAGTTCAAGTAAATAAGATTGAGAATACGAGCGGTATTCGAAGAGAATACGACCCCGCTGTACATCACGACGTTTTCTTACTTTTAGTGGAAGATCAAGCGACATGA
- a CDS encoding TIGR00266 family protein, producing the protein MKSSHEIDYAIFGEEMQAVRLELDQDETVLAEAGSLMMMDGTVEMNTIFGDGSGKSQTIMDKLFSAGKRVLTGERLFMTTYTHRGPGKAHVTFAAPYPGKVIPMDLSQLDHKIICQKDAFLAAAKGVHIGIEFQRRLGVGFFGGEGFIMQKLEGDGMAFVHAGGTVVEKTLLPGETLKVDTGCLVAFTSRIDYNIETVKGIRNAFFGGEGLFLARLTGPGKVWIQSIPFSRLAERVFAAAPSQGGKRKGEGSILGGIGDLLDGDNSF; encoded by the coding sequence ATGAAATCAAGTCACGAAATCGACTACGCCATCTTTGGAGAAGAAATGCAGGCGGTTCGCTTGGAACTCGATCAGGATGAAACCGTACTGGCCGAAGCCGGGAGTCTTATGATGATGGACGGAACGGTCGAAATGAACACCATTTTTGGAGATGGTTCTGGAAAATCTCAGACCATCATGGACAAACTGTTCTCCGCCGGAAAACGCGTGTTAACCGGTGAGCGACTCTTTATGACCACCTACACGCATCGAGGACCTGGGAAAGCACACGTTACCTTTGCCGCTCCTTATCCCGGAAAGGTCATTCCTATGGATTTGAGTCAGTTGGACCACAAAATCATCTGCCAGAAAGATGCCTTCTTGGCGGCGGCCAAAGGCGTTCATATTGGAATTGAATTTCAGCGCCGACTCGGTGTAGGGTTCTTTGGCGGCGAAGGGTTCATCATGCAAAAGCTCGAAGGCGACGGAATGGCCTTCGTTCACGCGGGAGGAACTGTGGTCGAAAAAACCCTACTCCCCGGTGAAACCCTCAAAGTAGATACGGGCTGTTTGGTGGCTTTTACATCGCGAATCGACTACAATATTGAAACCGTCAAGGGAATTCGCAACGCCTTCTTCGGCGGAGAGGGCCTTTTCTTAGCACGTCTGACCGGGCCGGGAAAGGTTTGGATTCAGAGTATACCCTTCAGTCGATTGGCCGAACGCGTCTTTGCCGCAGCACCAAGTCAAGGTGGAAAACGCAAAGGCGAAGGTTCCATCCTCGGTGGAATAGGTGATTTGTTGGACGGAGATAATTCGTTCTAA
- a CDS encoding DUF2007 domain-containing protein codes for MSELIQVYTTDQEYQANLVSDKLREAGIEPFQLNKRDSMYPIGYVEIKVAANDVERARALIEESGL; via the coding sequence ATGAGTGAACTGATTCAAGTATACACGACGGACCAAGAATATCAAGCCAACCTCGTTTCGGACAAGCTTCGCGAGGCCGGAATTGAGCCTTTCCAACTCAATAAACGAGACAGCATGTACCCCATTGGGTATGTTGAAATCAAGGTAGCGGCAAACGATGTGGAGCGCGCACGTGCTCTTATCGAGGAAAGCGGTCTATGA
- the rsfS gene encoding ribosome silencing factor: MKNPQGPDSEQLVEVIVKGIEEKKGQNVTIMDLREIEHAVTDFFVICDGNSNTQVKAIADSIEEEVRKGLNDKPWHKEGKEESEWVLLDYVNVVAHVFQRPIREFYNIEELWGDAEIREIEVN; encoded by the coding sequence ATGAAAAACCCCCAAGGACCAGATTCAGAACAGCTGGTAGAGGTTATTGTCAAAGGGATCGAAGAGAAAAAAGGTCAAAACGTAACCATCATGGACTTGCGCGAAATCGAGCATGCCGTGACGGATTTTTTTGTGATCTGTGACGGTAATTCGAATACGCAAGTCAAAGCGATTGCAGACAGCATTGAAGAAGAGGTGCGCAAGGGGCTCAATGATAAGCCTTGGCACAAGGAAGGTAAAGAAGAGAGCGAGTGGGTACTCCTGGACTACGTAAATGTAGTCGCCCACGTATTTCAACGCCCCATCCGGGAATTTTACAACATAGAGGAATTGTGGGGCGATGCGGAAATCCGCGAGATAGAAGTGAACTAA
- the hflB gene encoding ATP-dependent zinc metalloprotease FtsH produces the protein MAENKDDNQLNKLREQFQRNQNGNGGEGGGSPKRRFNFYWIYAIIFLFFIGIQLFSGMYANLQNTNYRDFEGFLAGNEVEKVVIVNNEKAEIYIRKDALSESKFEEVRDQPFGGGVNEGPHYVFNIGTVEEFNKKLEEYQEEESPVIVEYTKRENVWGDILSWVFPIVIMVAIWIFIMRRMSGGGAGGGQIFNIGKSKATLFDQNNNVKVTFKDVAGLEGAKEEVQEIVDFLKNPTKYTNLGGKIPKGALLVGPPGTGKTLLAKAVAGEAKVPFFSLSGSDFVEMFVGVGASRVRDLFKQAKEKAPAIIFIDEIDAVGRSRGRSQMTGANDERENTLNALLTEMDGFGTDTNVIVLAATNRADVLDRALMRAGRFDRQIHVDLPDLAERKEIFDVHLRPLKISKELDIDFLARQTPGFSGADIANVCNEAALVAARKGKKVVERQDFLDAVDRIIGGLEKKNKLISDEEKKTIAFHEAGHATVSWLLEHAAPLVKVTIIPRGRSLGAAWYLPEERSITRTEQMLDEMCATMGGRAAEKVMFDKISTGALSDLEKVTKQAQAMVTIYGLNDKIGNVTYYDSSGQSDYNFGKPYSEKTAELIDSEVKSLIENQYDRAIDLLENNKDKLIKLAEKLLEEEVIFKEDLEDIFGKRPWNKEEEVKVESNGHEAPAESPKPEAQDEQPEVEKEV, from the coding sequence ATGGCAGAAAACAAAGACGATAATCAACTCAATAAGTTGCGCGAACAGTTTCAGCGCAACCAGAATGGAAATGGCGGAGAAGGCGGAGGATCGCCCAAACGTCGATTCAATTTCTATTGGATCTACGCCATCATTTTCTTGTTCTTCATCGGCATTCAGCTCTTCAGCGGCATGTATGCCAACCTACAGAATACAAACTACCGCGATTTTGAGGGCTTCTTGGCCGGAAATGAAGTAGAAAAGGTAGTCATCGTGAACAACGAGAAGGCCGAAATCTACATCCGAAAAGATGCCTTGTCTGAATCGAAGTTCGAAGAAGTACGCGATCAGCCTTTTGGCGGTGGAGTGAACGAGGGACCGCACTACGTCTTCAACATTGGTACGGTTGAAGAATTCAACAAAAAGCTAGAAGAATATCAGGAGGAGGAATCTCCGGTGATCGTGGAATACACCAAGCGCGAAAACGTCTGGGGCGATATCCTAAGCTGGGTCTTCCCGATCGTCATCATGGTGGCAATCTGGATCTTCATCATGCGTCGTATGAGCGGAGGTGGAGCCGGTGGAGGTCAAATCTTCAATATTGGCAAGTCCAAAGCGACCTTGTTTGATCAGAACAACAACGTGAAGGTTACCTTCAAAGACGTCGCTGGTTTGGAAGGCGCAAAAGAAGAGGTGCAAGAAATTGTCGACTTCTTGAAGAACCCAACCAAATACACCAACCTGGGAGGTAAAATTCCCAAGGGAGCTCTTCTCGTAGGACCCCCAGGAACAGGTAAAACCCTCTTGGCGAAAGCCGTGGCCGGAGAAGCCAAAGTGCCTTTCTTCAGCTTAAGTGGTTCTGATTTCGTTGAGATGTTCGTGGGTGTTGGTGCAAGCCGTGTACGTGACTTGTTCAAGCAAGCGAAAGAAAAGGCTCCAGCCATCATCTTCATCGATGAAATTGATGCTGTCGGTCGCAGTCGTGGACGTTCTCAGATGACGGGAGCCAACGATGAACGCGAAAATACCCTGAACGCCCTTTTGACGGAAATGGACGGTTTCGGAACCGACACGAATGTAATTGTACTGGCGGCTACCAACCGTGCCGATGTACTCGACCGCGCACTAATGCGTGCAGGACGTTTCGATCGTCAGATTCACGTGGACTTACCCGACTTGGCAGAACGTAAAGAGATTTTCGACGTGCACTTGCGCCCGCTGAAAATTAGCAAAGAGCTTGATATCGACTTTTTGGCTCGTCAAACGCCAGGATTCAGCGGAGCAGATATCGCCAACGTTTGTAACGAAGCGGCATTGGTCGCTGCCCGTAAAGGCAAGAAGGTTGTGGAACGTCAGGACTTCTTGGATGCCGTTGACCGAATCATCGGTGGACTAGAAAAGAAGAATAAGCTCATCTCGGACGAAGAGAAGAAAACCATCGCGTTCCACGAAGCGGGTCATGCGACCGTAAGTTGGCTGTTGGAACACGCGGCTCCACTGGTAAAGGTGACCATCATTCCGCGGGGACGGAGCCTCGGTGCAGCTTGGTATTTGCCTGAGGAGCGCAGCATTACGCGTACCGAGCAGATGCTCGATGAAATGTGCGCCACTATGGGAGGTCGTGCGGCTGAAAAAGTCATGTTTGACAAAATCAGTACGGGTGCCTTGAGTGATTTGGAAAAAGTGACCAAGCAGGCTCAAGCCATGGTTACCATCTACGGACTGAACGATAAGATTGGAAATGTAACCTATTACGATTCCAGCGGTCAATCGGACTATAATTTTGGAAAGCCTTATTCGGAAAAGACCGCTGAGCTGATTGACTCAGAAGTCAAATCGCTCATTGAGAATCAATATGACCGAGCAATTGATTTGCTCGAGAACAATAAGGATAAACTTATTAAATTAGCGGAGAAGCTGCTTGAAGAGGAAGTCATCTTTAAAGAGGACCTCGAAGATATCTTCGGAAAACGACCTTGGAACAAAGAAGAAGAGGTCAAGGTAGAATCGAACGGACACGAAGCACCTGCCGAGTCACCAAAGCCCGAAGCCCAAGACGAGCAGCCCGAAGTGGAGAAAGAAGTATGA
- a CDS encoding nuclear transport factor 2 family protein — MSVEVSTVDAEATEAELRNIMDGQIESWNSGDIDGFMSAYWENERMTFIGSRGLTYGWQLTLDNYKRAYPDRAAMGELEFTLMEMNALGAEHFHTIGMWQLNREQDTLSGWFNLVWEKKEEGWKIISDHSS; from the coding sequence ATATCCGTCGAGGTGAGCACTGTCGATGCCGAGGCTACCGAAGCTGAGCTGAGGAACATCATGGACGGGCAAATTGAATCCTGGAACTCGGGTGACATAGACGGATTTATGTCGGCCTACTGGGAAAATGAGCGCATGACCTTTATCGGTTCACGCGGATTGACATACGGCTGGCAACTCACCTTGGACAACTACAAGCGCGCCTATCCAGACCGAGCCGCTATGGGTGAGCTCGAGTTTACTCTGATGGAGATGAACGCATTGGGAGCGGAACACTTCCACACCATTGGAATGTGGCAGCTCAATCGCGAACAAGACACCCTTTCAGGTTGGTTCAACTTGGTCTGGGAAAAGAAAGAAGAAGGCTGGAAGATCATTTCCGATCATTCCTCCTAA
- a CDS encoding DinB family protein, with product MKRPQAGEFADFYAGYIDLVTEGNGIQALRDSKREAKELWKSWPINRQDFSYAPGKWTPKDLVQHLIDAERVFAYRAMRFGREDATDLPGFDHNAFVDSARASERSWQDLIDEFEATRESTIHLFESLGDREELSGTANGSRMSLRGLCYVVSGHLRHHLNIMKERYL from the coding sequence ATGAAACGACCTCAAGCCGGCGAATTTGCCGACTTCTACGCTGGATACATCGACCTCGTCACCGAGGGCAACGGTATCCAAGCCCTAAGAGATTCAAAAAGAGAAGCAAAGGAACTTTGGAAATCCTGGCCTATTAACCGCCAGGACTTTTCCTATGCTCCTGGAAAGTGGACACCAAAGGACTTGGTGCAGCACCTCATCGATGCAGAACGCGTCTTTGCCTACCGGGCTATGCGCTTTGGACGAGAGGACGCTACAGACCTACCGGGCTTTGACCACAATGCCTTTGTCGATAGTGCTCGCGCATCGGAAAGAAGTTGGCAAGACCTCATTGATGAGTTTGAAGCGACCCGTGAATCGACCATTCATTTGTTTGAATCCTTAGGCGATCGCGAAGAGCTGAGCGGCACAGCGAACGGTTCACGCATGAGCTTACGGGGGCTTTGCTATGTGGTCTCCGGACATTTGCGTCATCACCTCAACATTATGAAAGAACGCTATCTATGA
- a CDS encoding phosphatidate cytidylyltransferase, whose protein sequence is MKDMVVRGLSGVLYVGAVWASLWYGPTSAYLLFLFFLAVGLYEMQGILGDQPRSWWLIAVPALWYASSVAEQYGWSDARLYYPIVLFVWFGSLLFRKSKTITEDLTRIGALFLYPTLSFYLLPQVLGGPDNWKPFLVLGAFLMIWTNDTFAYMTGRFFGKRPLAPNISPNKTIEGLLGGVLFLMLLAYNLHLIFPQNSQAFWIGFGLLIGATSNIGDLFESWLKRRRGVKDSGAIMPGHGGVLDRLDSFIFSIPFIYVYCRLATGL, encoded by the coding sequence ATGAAAGATATGGTCGTCCGAGGACTCTCCGGAGTCCTTTATGTTGGTGCCGTTTGGGCCAGCTTGTGGTACGGCCCAACAAGTGCGTATCTCCTATTTCTATTTTTTCTAGCGGTTGGACTTTACGAAATGCAAGGAATCCTTGGTGATCAACCGAGGTCTTGGTGGCTCATCGCCGTACCTGCACTCTGGTATGCCTCCAGCGTTGCCGAACAGTACGGCTGGTCCGATGCTCGCCTCTACTACCCCATTGTCCTCTTTGTGTGGTTCGGAAGTCTCCTATTTCGAAAATCCAAGACCATTACAGAAGACCTGACCCGAATAGGTGCCCTTTTCCTCTACCCTACGTTGAGCTTTTACCTCTTACCTCAAGTCCTTGGCGGACCTGACAACTGGAAACCATTTCTGGTCCTAGGCGCCTTCCTGATGATTTGGACCAACGACACCTTCGCCTACATGACGGGGCGATTCTTCGGCAAGCGCCCCTTAGCCCCGAACATCAGTCCCAATAAAACCATCGAAGGACTGCTTGGAGGAGTCCTCTTTCTGATGCTCTTAGCCTACAACCTCCACCTCATTTTCCCACAAAATTCCCAAGCCTTTTGGATCGGTTTTGGCCTCCTCATTGGCGCCACCAGCAACATTGGAGACTTGTTCGAATCTTGGCTGAAACGCAGGCGGGGCGTTAAAGACAGCGGCGCCATTATGCCCGGACACGGAGGAGTACTAGATCGGCTTGACAGCTTCATTTTCTCCATCCCCTTCATCTACGTTTACTGTCGCCTAGCGACTGGTTTATAA
- a CDS encoding NAD(P)/FAD-dependent oxidoreductase, which yields MNIPESNHPRVVIIGGGFGGLMVAKSLKNKPFQVVLLDRHNYHTFQPLLYQVATAGLEPDSIAHPLRTIFTGYKNIFFRMAEVERLNTSDKRIETSIGSLDYDHLVIATGSETNFFGMESIKQQSMPMKSIPEALNLRSLMLQNFEAALLTDDLKKREALMNYVIVGAGPTGVELAGALAELKRHVLPHDYPDLDIRRMSIHLVEASPRVLAAMSETSSNKALDYLLKLGVQVWTSTMVKEYDGQTVITNNKPLPASTLIWAAGVKGSFPGGLDADKVVGGRIRVDAYNRVEGMENVYAIGDVAVMIDEEHPKGHPMLAQVAIQQGTLLGKNLLRERKGQSPVGFKYNDLGSMATVGRNLAVVDLPRMKVQGFFGWAIWMGVHLVSLIGFRNKVITLFNWIWNYLKYDRGVRLIIRPYKK from the coding sequence ATGAATATCCCCGAAAGCAATCACCCCAGAGTCGTCATAATTGGCGGCGGATTCGGCGGTCTCATGGTGGCGAAGTCCCTCAAGAACAAACCCTTCCAGGTCGTCTTGCTCGACCGTCACAACTACCACACTTTTCAACCTCTTCTCTATCAAGTGGCCACAGCCGGGCTTGAGCCGGATTCTATTGCCCATCCGCTGAGAACCATCTTCACGGGATACAAGAATATTTTCTTCCGCATGGCGGAAGTGGAGCGCTTGAACACTTCTGACAAGCGCATCGAGACCAGTATTGGATCTTTGGATTACGATCACCTGGTCATTGCCACGGGAAGCGAAACCAACTTCTTCGGCATGGAGAGCATCAAGCAACAGAGCATGCCCATGAAGAGCATCCCTGAGGCGCTCAACTTGCGCTCTTTAATGCTCCAGAACTTTGAAGCAGCACTTTTGACAGACGACCTGAAAAAGCGAGAAGCTTTGATGAACTACGTCATAGTGGGTGCTGGGCCTACTGGAGTGGAACTCGCTGGAGCCTTGGCAGAATTGAAAAGACATGTTCTTCCTCACGATTATCCGGATCTCGACATTCGTCGCATGAGTATTCACTTGGTTGAAGCTTCGCCTCGGGTGCTAGCCGCGATGAGCGAGACCAGTTCCAATAAGGCTTTAGATTACCTTCTAAAACTTGGCGTGCAAGTTTGGACCAGCACTATGGTCAAAGAGTACGACGGTCAAACCGTTATTACGAACAACAAACCACTTCCAGCCAGTACCTTGATTTGGGCAGCCGGAGTTAAGGGATCATTCCCCGGAGGTTTAGACGCCGACAAGGTTGTGGGTGGACGAATCCGCGTGGATGCCTATAATCGCGTGGAAGGCATGGAGAATGTCTACGCCATTGGTGATGTAGCAGTCATGATCGATGAAGAACATCCCAAGGGACATCCGATGCTGGCGCAAGTAGCCATTCAGCAAGGTACGCTCCTCGGGAAGAATTTATTGCGCGAAAGAAAAGGACAATCACCCGTTGGCTTCAAGTACAATGACCTGGGTTCCATGGCCACGGTTGGTCGAAATTTAGCTGTCGTAGATCTCCCTCGCATGAAGGTTCAAGGCTTCTTTGGTTGGGCCATTTGGATGGGAGTGCATTTAGTCTCCCTGATCGGATTCCGAAACAAGGTTATTACGCTGTTCAATTGGATCTGGAATTACTTGAAGTACGATCGCGGAGTCCGCTTGATTATTCGCCCATATAAGAAGTAA